In Haloarchaeobius litoreus, the following are encoded in one genomic region:
- a CDS encoding carbohydrate ABC transporter permease — protein MSTDDNPFDGPDKELKRGPFQQWVENSIKNPQQVYRAMLYVVTIFFVVTTLFPFYWLLVLALTPGDSISEAGLLPAGFNPEIFLTIFEQVPFLRYMFNSIFLALVTTAIVLLLASLAGYVFGRLEFPGRRPLMLLVLAISYFPPAAFFLPLWDLFNGNVSIFGVSSPSLYNTPGSMLLPFSALFMPLSIFILTTFYAQIPDGLEDAARIEGTTRLGALFRVIVPLSAPGVATAGVLTFIAVYNEFFFSFLMTDGRAQNWAPIVGGILQFQRAGQFQTTYNAMAAASIVAVLPVTVLVVVAQEKIVSGLTSGALKE, from the coding sequence ATGAGCACCGACGACAACCCGTTCGACGGACCGGACAAGGAGTTAAAGCGCGGCCCGTTCCAGCAGTGGGTCGAGAACTCCATCAAGAACCCCCAGCAGGTGTACCGGGCGATGCTGTACGTCGTCACGATATTCTTCGTCGTGACGACGCTGTTCCCGTTCTACTGGCTGCTGGTCCTGGCGCTGACGCCGGGCGACAGTATCTCGGAGGCAGGACTGTTACCGGCCGGCTTCAACCCGGAGATCTTCCTCACCATCTTCGAGCAGGTGCCGTTCCTCCGGTACATGTTCAACAGCATCTTCCTCGCGCTGGTGACGACGGCCATCGTGCTGCTGCTGGCGAGCCTCGCGGGCTACGTCTTCGGCCGGCTGGAGTTCCCCGGCCGGCGACCGCTGATGCTGCTCGTGCTCGCCATCTCGTACTTCCCGCCGGCGGCCTTCTTCCTGCCGCTGTGGGACCTGTTCAACGGGAACGTCAGCATCTTCGGCGTCAGCAGCCCCAGCCTCTACAACACGCCGGGGTCGATGCTGCTGCCGTTCAGCGCGCTGTTCATGCCGCTGTCCATCTTCATCCTGACGACGTTCTACGCCCAGATTCCGGACGGCCTGGAGGACGCCGCCAGGATCGAGGGGACGACCAGACTCGGCGCGCTGTTCCGGGTCATCGTGCCGCTGTCGGCACCCGGCGTGGCGACCGCGGGCGTCCTGACGTTCATCGCCGTCTACAACGAGTTCTTCTTCTCGTTCCTGATGACGGACGGACGCGCACAGAACTGGGCCCCCATCGTGGGCGGCATCCTCCAGTTCCAGCGGGCGGGACAGTTCCAGACGACGTACAACGCGATGGCCGCCGCGAGCATCGTCGCGGTGCTCCCGGTGACCGTCCTCGTCGTCGTCGCACAGGAGAAGATCGTGAGCGGTCTCACGAGCGGTGCACTCAAGGAGTAA
- a CDS encoding carbohydrate kinase family protein, translated as MTDHRVLVAGETLVDFLPERPGPLSEVETFDRRPGGAPANVAVGLARLGHVPLFWTRVGADPFGGFLAGVLADEGLPARFVERDPEAKTTLAFVTHDESGDRAFTFYRDGTADTRFEPGTVPDEALEGVDRVVCGGVPLATGRSREATRDLLERATDAGAETWFDPNYRPELWPEGDFAAVAGDALADVDVLKATEGELPALGLAGDSPRALAEAAVERGPHTVLVTLGGDGALAHATADASWGPATVEHAGYDVDVVDTTGAGDAFFAGAIARVTAGDASLESVLSYANAVAAVATTASGAMAALPSHETVVAVQDSA; from the coding sequence ATGACCGACCATCGCGTGCTCGTCGCGGGCGAGACGCTCGTCGACTTCCTCCCCGAGCGCCCCGGCCCGCTCTCCGAGGTGGAGACGTTCGACCGCCGCCCCGGTGGCGCACCGGCGAACGTCGCGGTCGGGCTCGCCCGGCTCGGACACGTCCCCCTGTTTTGGACACGCGTCGGTGCCGACCCGTTCGGCGGCTTCCTCGCGGGGGTGCTCGCCGACGAGGGCCTCCCGGCGCGCTTCGTCGAGCGCGACCCCGAGGCGAAGACGACGCTCGCGTTCGTCACGCACGACGAGTCGGGCGACCGCGCGTTCACCTTCTACCGCGACGGGACCGCGGACACCCGGTTCGAACCCGGAACGGTGCCCGACGAGGCGCTCGAAGGAGTTGACCGCGTCGTCTGCGGCGGCGTCCCGCTCGCCACTGGTCGGTCGCGCGAGGCGACCCGTGACCTGCTCGAACGCGCGACCGACGCCGGAGCCGAGACCTGGTTCGACCCCAACTACCGCCCCGAGCTCTGGCCGGAGGGCGACTTCGCGGCCGTCGCGGGCGACGCGCTCGCCGACGTGGACGTGCTGAAGGCCACCGAGGGGGAGCTCCCGGCGCTGGGTCTCGCGGGCGACTCGCCGCGAGCACTCGCCGAGGCAGCAGTCGAACGCGGTCCCCACACGGTTCTCGTCACGCTCGGCGGCGACGGCGCGCTCGCCCACGCGACCGCCGACGCGTCGTGGGGGCCGGCGACGGTCGAGCACGCGGGGTACGACGTGGACGTGGTGGACACGACGGGTGCCGGCGACGCGTTCTTCGCCGGCGCCATCGCCCGGGTGACCGCGGGCGATGCGTCTCTCGAATCTGTTCTCTCGTACGCGAACGCGGTGGCGGCCGTGGCGACCACCGCCAGCGGGGCGATGGCCGCCCTCCCGTCACACGAAACTGTGGTGGCAGTACAGGACTCAGCGTAA
- a CDS encoding M24 family metallopeptidase: MPVSGTKLARLDAFLDERGLESVWFARPNSFAWLVGGDNVVDRAGDIGVAAVGYDGTGLRVVTNDIEADRLADEELDGVPVESFPWHAGDLAAAVADRAATPAAADFDVPGFAAVDASALRQPLTAADVERYRELGSDVAAAVEAVCRDCSRSDTERAVAGRLRGELAARGVDSPVVLVGGERRAQSYRHYTPTDASLDGYALVSVTATRGGLAASCTRTVAFDEPDWLAERHDAAARVETTALAATQAVGRDGGTAGDVFAEIRAAYDAVGYPDEWRNHHQGGAAGFAGREWIATPESEARVHLPQGYAWNPTVRGAKSEDTVLVTADGFEVLTRTDDWPTRDHDAVGHEVCLSRPDPLR; the protein is encoded by the coding sequence ATGCCCGTCTCCGGGACGAAGCTGGCGCGGCTGGACGCGTTCCTCGACGAGCGCGGGCTCGAATCGGTCTGGTTCGCCCGCCCGAACAGCTTCGCCTGGCTCGTGGGCGGCGACAACGTCGTCGACCGCGCCGGCGACATCGGCGTCGCGGCGGTCGGCTACGACGGCACCGGCCTGCGTGTCGTCACGAACGACATCGAGGCCGACCGGCTGGCCGACGAGGAGCTCGATGGCGTGCCGGTCGAGTCGTTCCCGTGGCACGCCGGCGACCTCGCCGCGGCCGTCGCCGACCGCGCCGCGACGCCCGCGGCAGCCGACTTCGACGTGCCGGGGTTCGCGGCCGTCGACGCCAGCGCCCTGCGACAGCCGCTGACGGCTGCAGACGTGGAACGGTACCGAGAGCTCGGCAGCGATGTCGCCGCAGCGGTCGAAGCGGTCTGTCGCGACTGCAGCCGGTCGGACACCGAGCGAGCGGTCGCAGGGCGGCTCCGGGGCGAACTGGCCGCCCGCGGTGTCGACTCGCCGGTCGTGCTCGTCGGCGGCGAGCGGCGCGCGCAGTCGTACCGCCACTACACGCCGACCGACGCCAGCCTCGACGGCTACGCGCTCGTCTCCGTGACGGCGACCCGAGGCGGCCTCGCGGCGAGTTGCACCCGCACCGTCGCGTTCGACGAACCGGACTGGCTCGCCGAGCGTCACGACGCCGCCGCACGCGTCGAGACGACCGCACTGGCCGCGACGCAGGCCGTCGGGCGCGATGGCGGCACCGCCGGCGACGTGTTCGCGGAGATTCGCGCGGCGTACGACGCCGTCGGCTACCCCGACGAGTGGCGCAACCACCATCAGGGCGGGGCGGCCGGCTTCGCCGGCCGGGAGTGGATCGCGACGCCCGAGAGCGAGGCCCGGGTCCACCTCCCGCAGGGGTACGCCTGGAACCCGACCGTCCGCGGTGCCAAGAGCGAGGACACCGTTCTCGTCACCGCGGACGGGTTCGAGGTGCTGACCCGGACCGATGACTGGCCGACGCGAGACCACGACGCCGTCGGCCACGAGGTCTGTCTGTCACGGCCGGACCCGTTACGCTGA
- a CDS encoding carbohydrate ABC transporter permease, with amino-acid sequence MATESPTRGGGGTESTRSSRSSAVTTWLENLSEAQFAYLLLTPAFLLLGVIAFWPLLSTMQLSLYADNLGAARIGAFVGIENYVQLFTGQKDALMPSPFLPDDLSMDSLFGSALTVTLLFTVISVTFETVIGFGQALVLDKEFPGRRWVRVAIIIPWAVPIVVQGMIFYLLFNPNIGLIVGDEDAPTFLQEIGVFSLTPLANSVDATMIVIVADIWKTSAFMALLILAGLQSVDRNLYDVARVSGASPWQRFRYITLPLILPTVLIAMLFRTIQSMRVYGVIESTIGSSGCTTVPSLSCLVVTTFNNNLLGTSAAVAVVTAGIIALGVSVYILGYARREMI; translated from the coding sequence ATGGCAACGGAATCACCCACACGAGGCGGGGGCGGCACGGAGAGCACGCGCTCCAGCCGGTCCTCGGCCGTCACCACGTGGCTGGAGAACCTCAGCGAGGCGCAGTTCGCCTACCTGCTGTTGACGCCGGCGTTCCTGTTGCTCGGGGTCATCGCGTTCTGGCCGTTGCTGTCGACGATGCAGCTGTCGCTGTACGCGGACAACCTCGGTGCCGCCCGCATCGGCGCGTTCGTCGGCATCGAGAACTACGTCCAGCTGTTCACCGGGCAGAAGGACGCGCTGATGCCGTCGCCGTTCCTGCCGGACGACCTGTCGATGGACTCGCTGTTCGGCAGCGCGCTGACGGTGACGCTGCTCTTTACGGTCATCTCGGTGACGTTCGAGACGGTCATCGGCTTCGGGCAGGCGCTCGTGCTGGACAAGGAGTTCCCGGGACGGCGCTGGGTCCGCGTCGCCATCATCATCCCGTGGGCGGTGCCCATCGTCGTCCAGGGGATGATCTTCTACCTGCTGTTCAACCCGAACATCGGGCTCATCGTCGGCGACGAGGATGCACCGACGTTCCTGCAGGAGATCGGCGTCTTCTCGCTGACGCCGCTGGCGAACTCGGTGGACGCGACGATGATCGTCATCGTCGCCGACATCTGGAAGACGTCGGCGTTCATGGCCCTGCTCATCCTGGCGGGCCTGCAGAGCGTCGACCGTAACCTGTACGACGTGGCACGCGTCTCCGGCGCGTCGCCGTGGCAGCGCTTCCGGTACATCACGCTGCCGCTCATCCTGCCGACCGTCCTCATCGCGATGCTGTTCCGGACCATCCAGTCGATGCGCGTCTACGGCGTCATCGAGTCGACCATCGGCTCGTCCGGCTGTACGACGGTGCCGTCGCTGTCCTGTCTCGTCGTCACGACGTTCAACAACAACCTGCTCGGCACGTCGGCCGCCGTGGCGGTGGTCACGGCCGGCATCATCGCACTCGGCGTGAGCGTCTACATCCTCGGATACGCACGGAGGGAGATGATATGA
- a CDS encoding sugar phosphate isomerase/epimerase family protein: MHIGVLTVPLGDESLDDALDYLAGIGVDAVEVGCGGYPGDDHLDRAELLDDADARAAFRETVDEHGLSVSALATHNNPLHPDPERADHDDRELREAIALAGQLGVDTVTCFSGLPSGSPEGAVPNWITAPWPPEHAEALDYQWELAVDYWSDIAEHADEHGVDVAIEMHPNMLVYEPTGMVRLRDETSERIGANFDPSHLYWQDIDVVEAIRYLGEHDAIHHVHAKDTRIYDHHADVKGVLDTTDYADTAERSWLFRSIGYGHGEEHWKDVVSTLRMVGYEGALSIEHEDALTSSREGLEKAVDVLSRAVFATEPGDAYWAE; this comes from the coding sequence ATGCATATCGGTGTACTCACGGTTCCACTCGGTGACGAATCGCTCGACGACGCGCTCGACTACCTCGCCGGCATCGGCGTCGACGCGGTCGAGGTCGGCTGCGGGGGCTACCCCGGCGACGACCACCTCGACCGCGCCGAACTGCTCGACGACGCGGACGCGCGCGCCGCCTTCCGCGAGACCGTCGACGAGCACGGTCTGTCCGTCAGCGCGCTCGCGACCCACAACAACCCGCTCCACCCGGACCCGGAGCGGGCCGACCACGACGACCGGGAGCTGCGCGAGGCCATCGCGCTCGCGGGCCAGCTCGGCGTCGACACCGTGACGTGCTTCTCCGGGCTCCCCTCGGGGAGCCCCGAGGGCGCGGTCCCGAACTGGATAACGGCCCCGTGGCCGCCGGAGCACGCCGAGGCGCTGGACTACCAGTGGGAGCTGGCGGTCGACTACTGGTCGGACATCGCCGAGCACGCCGACGAACACGGCGTCGACGTGGCGATAGAGATGCACCCGAACATGCTGGTGTACGAGCCGACAGGCATGGTCCGACTGCGCGATGAGACGAGCGAGCGTATCGGCGCGAACTTCGACCCGTCGCACCTCTACTGGCAGGACATCGACGTCGTCGAGGCCATCCGGTACCTCGGGGAGCACGACGCCATCCACCACGTCCACGCCAAGGACACCCGGATCTACGACCACCACGCGGACGTGAAGGGCGTCCTCGACACGACGGACTACGCCGACACCGCCGAGCGCTCGTGGCTGTTCCGCTCCATCGGCTACGGCCACGGCGAGGAGCACTGGAAGGACGTGGTGTCGACGCTCCGGATGGTCGGCTACGAGGGCGCGCTCAGCATCGAGCACGAGGACGCGCTGACGAGCTCGCGCGAGGGTCTGGAGAAGGCCGTCGACGTGCTCTCGCGTGCCGTCTTCGCGACCGAACCCGGCGACGCCTACTGGGCGGAGTGA
- a CDS encoding substrate-binding domain-containing protein, which yields MPVNDSQGTRESGRRVSRRVFVKTTGAAGVGASLAGCLTGGGGGDGDDGGGGGRTDTQINTEAPEEDITIQWAADDNFADAQSEIQSSLEDAGLPDNIQLEIISGSFTTGDRRNQYNNILNAGQSEPTILMVDNGWAIPFMVRGQLLNLSDALPSEMVETVRNDYFQASVSTATYNGDLYAVPLFADFPTMQYRKDLVEDAGYDPEGENWAEESMSWQRFSEITADVAAQNGMDGFTFQGSAYEGLSCCAFNEFMTSMGGAYFGAHENLFGPIGDRPITVEEQPVVDAIRLMRTFVHGESDPHALEGITGDISPEAVIQYTEEPSREPFTNGEVVMHRNWPYSIVINGGEENFGEDLGVMPIPYGTTPEEAQYEGTGGPAAALGGWHLAINPNASDAKKQAAVQVLRAIMNEQSQLDRFEIGGWAPPVPELIDSEAARDLDVIGRYTTQLRIAGENAVPRPVTQVWNQESQQIYSEVNGSLQQNKAPDQAMSDLASALEQIENSV from the coding sequence ATGCCTGTGAATGATTCGCAGGGGACACGGGAATCGGGACGTAGAGTATCGCGGCGGGTCTTCGTCAAGACGACCGGCGCTGCCGGCGTCGGCGCGTCGCTCGCTGGCTGCCTCACGGGAGGTGGTGGCGGCGACGGCGACGACGGCGGCGGTGGCGGCCGCACTGACACCCAGATAAACACGGAGGCACCCGAGGAGGACATCACCATCCAGTGGGCTGCCGACGACAACTTCGCCGATGCACAGTCCGAGATCCAGTCGTCGCTCGAAGACGCCGGACTGCCGGACAACATCCAGCTGGAGATAATCAGCGGCTCCTTCACGACGGGGGACCGCCGGAACCAGTACAACAACATCCTCAACGCGGGGCAGTCCGAGCCGACGATACTGATGGTCGACAACGGGTGGGCCATCCCGTTCATGGTTCGGGGACAGCTGCTCAACCTGAGCGACGCGCTCCCCTCGGAGATGGTGGAGACGGTCAGGAACGACTACTTCCAGGCCAGCGTCTCCACGGCGACGTACAACGGGGACCTGTACGCCGTCCCGCTGTTCGCGGACTTCCCGACGATGCAGTACCGGAAGGACCTCGTCGAGGACGCCGGCTATGACCCCGAGGGCGAGAACTGGGCCGAGGAGTCGATGAGCTGGCAGCGCTTCTCCGAGATAACCGCCGACGTGGCGGCACAGAACGGAATGGACGGCTTCACCTTCCAGGGAAGCGCCTACGAGGGCCTCTCGTGCTGTGCGTTCAACGAGTTCATGACGAGCATGGGCGGGGCGTACTTCGGTGCCCACGAGAACCTGTTCGGCCCTATCGGCGACCGGCCCATCACCGTCGAGGAGCAGCCGGTCGTCGACGCCATCCGGCTGATGCGGACGTTCGTCCACGGCGAGAGCGACCCGCACGCACTGGAGGGCATCACCGGCGACATCTCGCCCGAGGCCGTCATCCAGTACACGGAGGAGCCCTCGCGCGAGCCGTTCACCAACGGGGAGGTGGTGATGCACCGCAACTGGCCGTACTCCATCGTCATCAACGGCGGCGAGGAGAACTTCGGCGAGGACCTCGGCGTCATGCCGATTCCGTACGGCACCACGCCCGAGGAGGCCCAGTACGAGGGCACCGGCGGCCCCGCGGCCGCCCTCGGTGGCTGGCATCTCGCCATCAACCCGAACGCCTCCGACGCGAAGAAGCAGGCCGCCGTGCAGGTGCTCCGGGCCATCATGAACGAGCAGAGCCAGCTCGACCGCTTCGAGATCGGCGGCTGGGCACCGCCCGTCCCCGAGCTCATCGACAGCGAAGCCGCACGGGACCTCGACGTCATCGGCCGGTACACGACGCAGCTCCGCATCGCCGGCGAGAACGCGGTGCCGCGGCCGGTCACGCAGGTCTGGAACCAGGAGTCCCAGCAGATCTACTCGGAGGTCAACGGCTCGCTCCAGCAGAACAAGGCACCGGACCAGGCGATGTCCGACCTCGCGTCCGCGCTCGAACAGATCGAGAACTCGGTGTAA
- a CDS encoding Gfo/Idh/MocA family protein produces the protein MKTDGTVRVGIIGLGGIGGIHADHLEAIASAGNIAVELVGGMDISSDARRSFEREYGVETVDDATALYERVDAVIVTTPNRYHEEYVVEALDAGLDVLVEKPLAHSLASAERIAAAAETADGACMVGFHNRFAAEARVLKEHVDRGRFGEVTHVDATYVRRRGIPGRGSWFTDESIAGGGALLDIGAHAIDLALHFLDFPEIVEVSGVTRSTFGPDEGYTYLEMWGEDGDGEFTVDDSANAMIRTADGETVVLDTAWASNRPTENSYRVRGTDAGADLDREAESLTIYEVDDAGAPHFSDTTVTTRREPAHRTEQRVFLEAVAAGEPPRTNTVEQALTVQRVLDAIYESAGTGEAVSLRER, from the coding sequence ATGAAAACGGACGGAACAGTTCGAGTCGGAATCATCGGTCTCGGCGGCATCGGCGGCATCCACGCCGACCACCTCGAGGCCATCGCCAGTGCGGGGAACATCGCGGTCGAGCTCGTCGGTGGGATGGACATCTCGTCCGATGCCCGACGCAGCTTCGAGCGCGAGTACGGCGTCGAGACGGTCGACGACGCGACGGCGCTCTACGAGCGCGTCGACGCGGTCATCGTGACCACGCCGAACCGATACCACGAGGAGTACGTCGTCGAGGCGCTCGACGCGGGGCTCGACGTCCTCGTCGAGAAGCCGCTCGCGCACTCGCTCGCGAGCGCGGAGCGCATCGCCGCCGCGGCCGAGACGGCCGACGGTGCCTGCATGGTCGGGTTCCACAACCGGTTCGCGGCCGAGGCACGGGTCCTCAAGGAGCACGTCGACCGCGGCCGCTTCGGCGAGGTGACCCACGTCGACGCGACGTACGTCCGCCGGCGGGGCATCCCCGGGCGCGGGTCGTGGTTCACCGACGAGTCCATCGCCGGCGGCGGCGCGCTGCTGGACATCGGTGCACACGCCATCGACCTCGCGCTCCACTTCCTCGACTTCCCGGAGATCGTCGAGGTCTCCGGCGTCACGCGGTCGACGTTCGGCCCCGACGAGGGCTACACGTACCTGGAGATGTGGGGCGAGGACGGCGACGGCGAGTTCACGGTCGACGACTCCGCGAACGCGATGATACGCACCGCGGACGGAGAGACGGTCGTGCTCGACACGGCCTGGGCGTCGAACCGGCCCACGGAGAACAGCTACCGCGTCCGCGGCACCGACGCCGGTGCGGACCTCGACCGCGAGGCAGAGTCGCTGACCATCTACGAGGTCGACGACGCCGGCGCGCCGCACTTCTCGGATACGACCGTCACGACGCGGCGCGAGCCCGCACACCGGACCGAACAGCGCGTGTTCCTCGAGGCCGTCGCGGCCGGCGAACCACCGCGCACCAACACGGTCGAGCAGGCGTTGACGGTCCAGCGCGTGCTCGACGCAATCTACGAGTCCGCCGGGACCGGAGAGGCGGTCTCGCTACGCGAACGGTGA
- a CDS encoding ABC transporter ATP-binding protein: MAGVTLTDVVKQYSDVTAVDHMNLDIRDGEFVTLVGPSGCGKSTTMETIAGLTSVTSGQIHIGDREVTNLPPKDRGIAMVFQNIALFPHMDVYENISFGLRLRKYDDDEIRRRVEHAAEVVQLEGMLERKPDELSGGQRQRVAIARAIVRNPDVFLMDEPLANLDAKLRVHMRTELQRLHKQLDTTIIYVTHDQAEAMTMSDRIAVINDGTLQQIDPPLVCYNEPSNLFVAGFIGSPSMNFVEGEITDGGFESPRFGVTFDPSAYGLTPGQSVTLGIRPEDIYRQSDTAGITDASAPFPVRTDVLEPMGDEIFVHLRFGEADETMEDPDADDRLLMSVDPDADVAEDTDVSVVLDRSRVHLFDTDSEEALVHGLTAAPTASTSDPEEARGD, translated from the coding sequence ATGGCAGGCGTAACACTCACCGACGTCGTCAAGCAGTACAGTGACGTCACGGCGGTCGACCACATGAACCTCGACATCAGGGACGGCGAGTTCGTCACGCTCGTCGGCCCGTCGGGCTGTGGCAAGTCCACGACGATGGAGACCATCGCGGGGCTGACCAGCGTGACGAGCGGCCAGATACACATCGGCGACCGGGAGGTGACGAACCTCCCACCGAAGGACCGGGGCATCGCGATGGTGTTCCAGAACATCGCGCTGTTCCCGCACATGGACGTGTACGAGAACATCAGCTTCGGGCTCCGGCTCCGCAAGTACGACGACGACGAGATCCGCCGTCGCGTCGAGCACGCCGCGGAGGTCGTCCAGCTGGAGGGGATGCTCGAACGCAAGCCCGACGAGCTCTCGGGCGGGCAGCGTCAGCGCGTCGCCATCGCCCGCGCCATCGTCCGGAACCCGGACGTGTTCCTGATGGACGAGCCGCTCGCGAACCTGGACGCGAAGCTCCGGGTCCACATGCGGACCGAGCTCCAGCGGCTGCACAAACAGCTCGATACGACCATCATCTACGTCACGCACGACCAGGCGGAGGCGATGACGATGTCGGACCGCATCGCCGTCATCAACGACGGGACGCTGCAGCAGATCGACCCACCGCTGGTCTGCTACAACGAGCCGTCGAACCTGTTCGTCGCGGGCTTCATCGGCTCGCCGTCGATGAACTTCGTCGAGGGCGAGATCACCGACGGCGGCTTCGAGTCGCCGCGCTTCGGCGTCACCTTCGACCCGTCGGCGTACGGGCTCACCCCCGGCCAGTCGGTCACGCTCGGCATCCGTCCGGAGGACATCTACCGGCAGTCCGACACGGCCGGTATCACGGACGCCTCGGCCCCCTTCCCGGTGCGGACGGACGTGCTGGAGCCGATGGGCGACGAGATATTCGTCCACCTGCGTTTCGGCGAGGCCGACGAGACGATGGAGGACCCGGACGCCGACGACCGGCTGCTCATGAGCGTCGACCCCGACGCGGACGTCGCCGAGGACACCGACGTCTCGGTCGTCCTCGACCGGTCGCGGGTCCACCTCTTCGACACCGACAGCGAGGAGGCGCTGGTCCACGGGCTGACGGCGGCACCGACTGCGAGCACATCGGACCCGGAGGAGGCGAGGGGTGACTGA
- a CDS encoding Gfo/Idh/MocA family protein, whose product MTDEPLSVGFLGYRFMGKAHANALARLPMFFPDAPAVERDVLVGRDEDALAEARERLGFARTATDWRDVVDEVDVFYNLGPNFLHVEPSVAALDAGTHVLCEKPLAPTTEGAERMVQAAEDSSATAGCAFNYRFVPALQYAKQLVEAGELGEIHQFRGQYLQDWLVDPDAEWSWRNDAELAGSGALGDLGAHTVDLANFLVGEQTGPIERVSGHLRTFVEERPDPETGESKPVTVDDAYSAQAEFASGAMGTFEASRFATGHKNDHHVAVHGSKGSLRFSLERLNELEVCREGDRGYETVLVTDEDDPYVDHWWPPGHVVGWEHTFVHENYEFLSSVASGEPYEPDFADAMAVQRVLDAIVESDETGSWVSLD is encoded by the coding sequence ATGACGGACGAACCACTCTCCGTCGGCTTCCTCGGCTACCGGTTCATGGGGAAGGCCCACGCGAACGCGCTGGCACGGCTGCCGATGTTCTTCCCGGACGCGCCGGCGGTCGAGCGCGACGTGCTCGTCGGCCGCGACGAGGACGCACTCGCCGAGGCGAGGGAGCGACTCGGCTTCGCCAGAACCGCGACAGACTGGCGCGACGTGGTCGACGAGGTCGACGTGTTCTACAACCTCGGGCCGAACTTCCTGCACGTCGAGCCCTCCGTCGCCGCGCTCGACGCCGGCACGCACGTCCTCTGCGAGAAACCGCTCGCGCCGACGACCGAAGGTGCGGAGCGGATGGTGCAGGCAGCGGAGGACAGCAGCGCCACCGCGGGCTGTGCGTTCAACTACCGGTTCGTGCCGGCGCTGCAGTACGCGAAGCAGCTCGTCGAGGCGGGCGAACTCGGCGAGATACACCAGTTCCGGGGCCAGTACCTGCAGGACTGGCTGGTCGACCCGGACGCCGAGTGGAGCTGGCGCAACGACGCCGAACTCGCCGGCTCCGGCGCGCTGGGCGACCTCGGCGCGCACACGGTCGACCTCGCGAACTTCCTCGTCGGCGAGCAGACGGGGCCCATCGAGCGCGTGAGCGGCCACCTGCGGACGTTCGTCGAGGAACGGCCAGACCCCGAGACGGGCGAGTCCAAGCCCGTCACAGTGGACGACGCCTACAGCGCACAGGCCGAGTTCGCGAGCGGCGCGATGGGCACCTTCGAGGCGTCGCGCTTCGCCACCGGGCACAAGAACGACCACCACGTCGCGGTCCACGGCTCGAAGGGCAGCCTGCGCTTCTCGCTGGAGCGCCTCAACGAGCTGGAGGTGTGCCGCGAGGGCGACCGCGGCTACGAGACGGTGCTCGTCACGGACGAGGACGACCCCTACGTCGACCACTGGTGGCCGCCGGGTCACGTCGTCGGCTGGGAGCACACGTTCGTCCACGAGAACTACGAGTTCCTGTCGAGCGTGGCGTCCGGCGAGCCCTACGAACCGGACTTCGCGGACGCGATGGCCGTCCAGCGCGTCCTCGATGCAATCGTCGAGAGCGACGAGACCGGTAGCTGGGTGAGCCTCGACTGA